One Littorina saxatilis isolate snail1 linkage group LG12, US_GU_Lsax_2.0, whole genome shotgun sequence genomic region harbors:
- the LOC138982081 gene encoding sialin-like, which translates to MTKEHKINRDEDEEEYIDPDEVPFWTSARLGLAVMGFFGFILVYSVRVNLSVAIVCMVNRTAIAAADDNNMMMTNSNFTNSSVTTQSPVSVDTECAAVVKAHSGNGTSGSSLDMQGTIVWDKKSQGAVLGAFFWGYLVSQIPSGLLAVRIGGKWCFGVAMLMAGVLTILTPVIAVHSFEGMMVVRILLGAVSGITFPAMHCLWGSWAPPLERTKLMAFTYAGAQVGNVITFPLAGFLCKYGFADGWPSIFYVLGVVCLVWAVLWLFFSSNSPAVHGRITELERRYILSSLKSVAQSDENKKNVPWKSIATSLPNYAIIVSNITSDWGAYTLLTNIPTYISEVLKFDIASNGLVSALPYIGMWATMNFSGWLSDLIRRKEWLGTGATRKVMDAFGKVVAGALLIALGYVDCTQPVAAIALLVMAVSIAGFQYSGFLVNHVDIAPQYAGILFGISNSIAAVTGFLSPFVVGVITEENQTRAEWQIVFYVAAAIYLFGAIFYVIFASGVLQPWAMKPGMEDTVDVQEPVLLSVTGKDKEDAEAGDRLMNDKA; encoded by the exons ATGACGAAGGAACATAAAATCAACCGTGACGAGGATGAGGAGGAATACATCGACCCCGATGAAG TGCCCTTCTGGACATCAGCCCGTCTTGGGCTGGCGGTCATGGGGTTCTTCGGGTTCATCCTCGTCTACTCCGTGCGAGTCAACCTCTCCGTGGCCATCGTCTGCATGGTCAACCGCACCGCCATCGCCGCCGCTGACGACAACAACATGATGATGACCAACAGCAACTTCACCAACAGCTCTGTGACCACACAGTCGCCAGTGTCAGTGGACACGGAGTGTGCTGCAGTGGTCAAGGCTCATTCGGGGAACGGCACCTCGGGATCTTCTTTAGATATG CAAGGCACCATCGTATGGGACAAGAAGTCTCAGGGTGCGGTCTTGGGGGCGTTTTTCTGGGGGTACCTAGTGTCCCAGATCCCCAGCGGGCTGCTGGCTGTGCGGATAGGAGGCAAATGGTGCTTCGGAGTAGCTATGCTGATGGCCGGTGTCCTGACAATTTTGACACCCGTCATTGCCGTCCACAGTTTTGAGGGCATGATGGTCGTCCGAATTCTGCTGGGTGCTGTTTCG GGAATAACCTTCCCAGCAATGCACTGTTTATGGGGATCGTGGGCCCCACCGCTGGAGAGAACCAAACTAATGGCCTTCACCTATGCAG GTGCCCAGGTGGGAAATGTGATTACCTTTCCTCTGGCGGGTTTCTTGTGCAAGTACGGGTTTGCAGATGGTTGGCCCTCCATCTTCTATGTACTGG GTGTTGTATGCTTGGTGTGGGCCGTCCTGTGGCTGTTCTTCAGCAGTAACTCCCCAGCGGTGCACGGCCGTATCACGGAGCTTGAGCGTCGCTACATCCTGTCTAGTCTCAAGTCCGTGGCGCAGTCCGATGAAAACAAG AAAAACGTGCCGTGGAAGAGTATCGCCACGTCCTTGCCCAACTACGCCATCATCGTCAGCAACATCACCAGCGACTGGGGCGCCTACACCCTGCTCACCAACATCCCCACCTACATCAGTGAGGTCCTCAAGTTTGACATTGCTTCG AACGGTCTGGTGTCTGCACTGCCTTACATCGGCATGTGGGCTACCATGAACTTCTCGGGCTGGTTGTCGGACCTGATCAGACGGAAAGAGTGGCTCGGCACAGGGGCCACCAGGAAGGTCATGGATGCTTTTG GCAAAGTTGTAGCAGGGGCTCTACTGATCGCCCTGGGGTATGTGGACTGTACACAGCCCGTGGCGGCCATTGCATTGCTGGTTATGGCCGTCTCCATTGCTGGCTTCCAGTACAGCGGTTTCCTGGTCAACCACGTGGACATCGCTCCCCAGTATGCTGGCATCCTTTTTGGAATCTCTAACTCCATCGCGGCCGTCACTGGGTTCTTGTCTCCCTTCGTCGTTGGTGTCATTACTGAAGAG AACCAGACGCGAGCGGAGTGGCAGATCGTCTTCTACGTGGCAGCCGCCATCTATCTTTTCGGCGCCATTTTCTACGTCATCTTCGCGTCTGGAGTTCTTCAGCCGTGGGCAATGAAGCCCGGTATGGAAGACACCGTGGACGTTCAGGAGCCTGTTCTGCTGAGTGTCACGGGCAAGGACAAGGAGGATGCAGAGGCTGGGGACAGGCTGATGAATGATAAAGCTTGA